The Manis pentadactyla isolate mManPen7 chromosome 12, mManPen7.hap1, whole genome shotgun sequence genome contains the following window.
TGCCCCATGCCAGGCATGGTGCCTGGCTCACAGGTGATCATCATCGCAGGACCCGGCTACGACGCCCTCACAGCCGAAGGCATCCACCTCAACATGGCAGCAGGCAGTGGTGCCCCGGGCCGGGGCCTGGGCGACGAGGTGCCCTGCACCATGATGGAGGGCGTGGCGGCCTACACACAGACAGAGCCTGAGGGCAGCCAGCCTGGCACCATAGACCCCGCAGCCATGGCAGGCATCGAGACCAAGAAAGGTCTGGGGACTGTGCTGGTCCAAGGGGGCTGCTATGACCTccagcaggggctggggtggggcctgggggtgggaaTGATGAGTGGCCTTAGTCCCCCATGGACGCCCACCCTGTGTCCACCCCCGTAGAGAAGGAggacctatacatgcttaagaaggaggaaaaaaaggagccAATGGCCCCAGAGCTGGCAGAACTGGCAGCGACCGTCCCCGAGAGCGCCGAGCCAGAGCTGGAGGCCGACGGGGAAGAGCTGGATGGTAGTGACATGTCAGCCATCATCTACGAGATCCCCAAGGAGCCCGAGAAGTGGGTGCTTGGGTGGgcgggggtggggacagggagcAGCCCACGGGCCCACAACCTGTCAGGTATGGGGACCCCGATGCCACGGGCCCCTCTCCTCCAGGAGGCGGCGGAGCAAGCGGACGCGGGTGATGGACGCCGATGGCCTGCTGGAGATGTTCCACTGCCCCTACGAGGGCTGCAGCCAGGTTTATGTGGCCCTCAGCAGTTTCCAGGTGAGGCCACCACCCAGGTGGGTTGGGCGGGGCCGACTTCTGGGTCTGGCTGCCTGCGCACTGGGGTCTGGGCAGTGGGGCTTGTGAAGGGTCCCACCAGGCACCCCTGCCCTGCTTTCCAAACACCCACCTCTCAGCAGCTTCTCACAGACCCCACCTCAGCCACAGAGCACCAGAGGGCACCGGGCCACCTTCCTTTCCTGCTCTCCAGCCCACATGCCCTGCCTTCTCAACCAGTCTGAGCTACCCCACCTTCACCCAGGCCATCCTCTTGACTCAGGACTCCCCTCCACCAGGAAGACCACCCTTGTCCTCCAGGGCTGGTGGGGCCTGGAGAGCCTACCGTTTGCCCACTGGAGCTTGATTGGGATACCCCAGGAGCAGAGACAGTGTCTGGTCCCATTCCCACTCCTGGCACAGGAAGAGGTACCAGCGGGCCTTTGAATCTGCTGAGTCGTATTTTCATTAAGCACGTCTGGAGCCCCCACTCCCATGTGCCAAGCCTGCTGCTGGGCCCTGGAGCTACAGTCGTGCTGGCGAGTTAAagaatgaaacagcaaaggaaTGAATGACTCAGGCAGCCCTGGCGCCATGGCAGAGAGCTTGGTCTGGGGCTGACAGCCCTGGAgcccagtccctgccctcacaCTGCCCACCTGTAAGATATGGGTCAAACCACCGAGCCTCCGGAGCCTTGGTCTCCCAGCCATCAACTGGGCCTTCACAGGGTTATGACAAGGTTGACTGATGtcccagcccagagcctggctgtaagtaggtgctcaggaaagcTGCTGTTTGATTTCAGTTGGGCCCCGAGGCACCAGCTTAGAGCTGGGAGTCCCCTCCAAGAGCAAGGGCACCCCTCTTCCCCCCTCCACAGAGGCTGGTCCCCGCCTGCCTCGCAGCTGCCCTCATCTGTCCCCACCGGGACAATCTCTGGAGGGGGGCTCACGGCAcctctctggcctccagaaccacgTCAACCTCGTACATCGGAAAGGGAAGACCAAAGTGTGTCCTCACCCTGGCTGCGGCAAGAAGTTCTATCTCTCCAACCACCTGCGGAGGCACATGATCATCCACTCAGGTCAGGCCCAGGGCGGGGCTGGCTGCGGGAGTGGGGACACGGGCCTGGGCctcgggggcagggcaggggcacgGGGGGGTAGACACAGGCACTGGTTTCCCAGCATGGCACTGCCCCCAGAATCTCCATGTCCTCTACACTGGCTGCTGTGGGAAGGCGGCAGTAAAGGGCTCGACCTGGTACCCATCAGGCACCACCCCAGGGCTCAGCCAGCTGGAGCTTCCTGAGTCACAATGACTCAGATTATTATAAATCACGTGGAGCTGGGCAAGGGCTGGCTGTCCCTTCCCCAACTCAGGGCTCCATGGCCTCCCCACTCCCATCACCACGGCTGCTAGGTGTGTCAGGGGATGACAGTGAACCATCTCAGACTGGCAAGGTAGGGGAGCAGTTGGCCCAGGGCTTGTTTCTTCTCGCAGTGCCTCCTTGACCCAGGAGAAGGGCCGTGGACACGGTGGGGAGCTGGGTGCCTGTGCCCAAATGGCAGGCCCCACTCCAGATGTTTTGAGAGACCAAAACTTTGGACTTTTATGTGAAATTGCCCCAAAGTTCAAATATTGGGGTCAAATTCTGACCCATCGTGGCCTCACGATTTGCACCCTGTGCCCCTCAGACTCAAGCTTACACTCCAGCTCTGCCCCGTCGCAGGCCCCGAGCCTCAGGCGGGGCTGAGGGCAGCCTTTCCTCCGAACTACTCTGGTTACTAAGATCAGCATTCACACCTGGAGGATGTGGTGGTGGGGGTGTCCGGGTTGGTCGGCCTGCGCTCAGAGGCCCTCGAGACTCCGGGAGGCCGTGGGCTACCCGGTCTCTGCAGCGCCGCAGATCCCCCACAGCTCCTGCCCCCCACGGCTGCGTGCTCAGCCCCGTGTCTCCCGCAGGTGTCCGGGAATTCACCTGCGAAACCTGCGGCAAGTCCTTCAAGAGGAAGAACCACCTGGAGGTACACCGGCGCACGCACACCGGCGAGACGCCCCTGCAGTGAGTGAAGAATTTCCCGCGACGAGGGCTGGAGTGGGGAGACCTGGGTTCCGCCGGGCACAGGCCCGGCGGGCGGAATCCACCCCTCGGCCTGCGTAGCCCAGTTCACTTAGGGTCAGAGCTACCCTGATAGCACCGCCCCTTTCTGGGCCCGCCCTGGAGGCCCCGCCCCCTATGACCCCGCCCCCCGGGCGCACGCCGGGCTCCCTCCTAGCAGGTGCGAGATCTGCGGCTACCAGTGCAGACAGCGCGCGTCGCTCAACTGGCACATGAAGAAGCACACGGCCGAGGTGCAGTACAATTTCACGTGCGAGCGCTGCGGGAAGCGCTTTGAGAAGCTGGACAGCGTCAAGTTCCACACACTCAAAAGCCACCCGGACCACAAGGCCACCTGACCCACCCGACCACTGACCGCCCCTATTTATTCGACCGCTGGGACAGCACGCCGGGGCCTGCTGGGACCTGGACAGACGCCGGGGCCGCCCGGACCGCGGGCCGGAAGGAGCCGCCCCTGCCCGGCACCAGCGCTGGGCTCCGGGGGCAGGCCCCCCCACTCCGCGCTCTCGGGAGCTGGCGCCTGGGGCCGCAAAGCTGGAACTGTGTCGAGAGAGCAGAGCGCTATTAAAGAGCGAGAAAGGAGATGCCCTTCCCCTAGGCCTGGATGATTTGGGGGGCGGGCCCCCTCTGGCTCTGACCTGATCCCTGCCTGAGCACGGCCAGGGCAAGGGGGGACGCCCCTCCATGCCGGATAGCGTCCTTTCCTGTCGCCTCCAAATTGCGTAAGCTACCTGTGCCTGGCAACATTGAACACTCCCTACACTCCCAGGGTCACGGGTGGGAGGCTGGAGGCCCTGGAGACCACTGGAAATCCATCTCCCAGGACTCAGGATCCTGACACCCACTCTTAATCCTTCATGGAACACTCATTCCCCAGCTCAGATTGCCCAGGAAACAGTTGGGGAGATGTTCGGTAAACCCCAAAAACGTATAGCTGTGACAAGCGCTGTGCAGAAAGCAGTGATGTTAGTTTCTCGGGGGACGGTGGGGTTTAGGTCGGTGGTCAGGGAGGGCctctgaggaggtggcatttgagcatAGACCAGAATGACAAAAGGGTTCCAATCCCGAAGGAAGCTAGAGGAGGCAAATCCCAGGCCGAAGGAACAGCCGGTGCTAGAGTCCCAAGGTAGAACAGGCTCAGCGTGTTCCTGAAACAGGAAGCCAAGGGTGGGGGGAGTTGGCTGTGGCCGGGCGTCTCCCTTGGCCCCATTTCCCGGAGGAGGATGCTGAGGCCACTGCTTCCTGCCAGCGGCGGGGAGCGATATTAGGTCGACGGCCGCCAGGTGGCGCGCAAGCCGCGTTTGGCCCCGGTGGCCGCAGCCACGTGACCCCGGAGACCGCAGTCGCGAGCCTGGGCACATGCCCCGGGGAACCCAGTAGCGCCATTCGCAGATTGGCCCCACCGGCTGCTCAGCAGCTCGTGGAGGAGGGGCCACAGCTAGGCCTCATTTTACGCTTAGGACCTGGGGCTAAACCAGCCTGGGACAGAAGTGTCGGCAAGGACAAGACGGCCGCTGGGGCCACTCCCGCGAGTCACCCCACCCCTCACACAAGGCTCAGTCCCGCGGCTTTCCCCGCAGAGCCGGAGCTAGCAGTTTCCATGGAAACCGCAGCCGGGGCTGCGGGCCCAGGAGTAGCTCCCCTCTCTGGCTAGGCTCAGCTTTGGATCCGACAGGAGCAGAGAGGAACACCAAGTGGGGAACAAGCCATCACTCGGGGTTACTAGGGTTGGTCTCCAGGTCGCCCCAGCAAACCCAAGAGGCGTCACGGGGAAGCCGCATCGCCACCGCCCAGATTGCGCGCGTCACTATGATTGGCCTGCTCGCTCCATCCGTGTAGCCGCGCGCTCTGCTGCGCGACTCTCATTGGCTCAATCTTGAGGGCATCTTCCCGGAATTGGTTCTCTCGAGGGCAGTCCTTGATTGGTCAAACTAGGTTCTCCTCGCTGAGTTTGATGGCACTCTCGGACAGTCTGGAGCCTAAAAGTGTGTGTAGGAACAAGAATGGGGTACTGGCTGCAGCTCTCGGGGTTAGAGGGCCCGCATTATCCCCTCACAGCGCCCTCGATCGGTCCGTCGTACCGCTGTCTGTGGTGCTGAAGTTTCCCTCGAAGACGCCACCGCCCTAGTGAGAATGCTTCTTCCAGCCTGATGGCTACCCCGACGTAAACGTGCACTGGTGCCCACGCACCAAAGGAGGCTACGCCACCCCTTTCCTCCTTAGACGAAGGCCAGGTTTTCCCCAGTCGGATCAATCATGAGCCGGAAAGCCAGGACATTTATATGGCAGATCTCCCGACCTTCCGAAGTTTATGGATTCTGAGACCAGGTGGTTTCTCAAGATCTCAGGTTGCCAGTGGAGTTTACGTGGAACCCTGAGCCTCAAACCTTTTCACTCCCTTCAGAACAGAGCCGAGTTCCCCTGCACCGTGGGGTGCCAGACCCCACTTTTTGAACCCAACTTTTGAACCTAGCCCATTCAAAATGCACAGGGTCTTTGTGCTTTCTGCAGACAGACTAGGGTCGTAGCTGTCTCCACCTTCCTCCATTAGTCTTGCGGGGTTACACTTAGTGCCTCCAAATCTGAAGACCCAGGCCTTTGCCCATTGAAGTCTTGGTTCCTCGTCCCTTTCCAGTTCTCTCGGTGGATAGCACCGCCCGAAGGTGTACAATTGGGCCACCGATACCTCCTCACTATCTTCGCTCCTCCAGTTCCCGGTGCTGGACAGAGGAAGTGAACCCTCCTTATCTTCCGTGCATAAAGCCCACCCAAGAAGGGGCGTCAATGCAAGCAGAAGGTCTGAGGGGCAAAAGGGCCCGAATTTGGCAATACAAGACCCAGGGAGTGTTTTCTCGGGGTGCAGAGTCCCAGCCAGAGCGCGCTAGCTTCCACCTGCCGCGCCGTCGGGCGCCGCGAGGAGGCGGGGCTTGGATGCCGTAGCCAATAAGCGCCGCCGGCGCTGGCAGCTGCTGCTATAAACGGCTGGGGGCGGCGGCAGCGCGGCCCAGAGCGCGGAGCGCGCAGCGCGggctggagggtgggtgggagggcggGCGAGGGGAGAGGACTGAGGGCCCGGGGCTCGACCGGTTGGGCCGAGGAGCTGCGGCGAAAGGCAGAGCACCGCGATCTCTGTCGGGAGGCGCAACTTCCCCGGGCCCTGCGGGGCCGCGCAAGGGGCGTTCTCAATCTCGTGCCCGCTCCCGCTTTCCACGCCCTGCCGCCCGCAGGCCACCCCGGGGCCCGGTTATCCGCGCGCGCGTCCCCGGGCTCGGGCCCGTCGCCGGCCCTCGAGGGAACAGTTGCCTTCACCGACACCTCCGCAGAGGCCGCGCCAGAGACCGCCCAGGCAGGACCCCGGCGTGAGCATCGAGGGCCCCCCAAGGAGTGTACGACCCCCGGAGCCGCCCTCAACACGGACCGCGCCCGCCGGGCACACAAGAATGGTCACTGTAGGTATTTCCTTGTCGCTGAGAGGGAACCTGATGGGGAGGGTATAGGCGCAAGCTCCAAGGAGATGGAGGGTTTGGGGGGGGTAGGACCAGGCCTAGCTAGGCCCGAATTGGGGGGGGTAGGACCGAGCCTCGGGGCCTAACAGTGGGCAGAGCCGCGCCCAGAGTACTGGGGGTGTTTAGAGATTGGCCTGGGAGGCCTTAGGGAGCCGAGGTGCAATTCGGGGGGCGTCCTCTGGCGTCCTGGGGGCGGGATTGCCCCCCTCCAGCAGGCCTGATGGGGGAGGGGCCGCGGCGGAGGAGGATGCCTCCTGCATCCAGGCCCGGACCCCGCAGGCCGCCCAGGCAAACACAGGGCCCCAATCACTGGTGCTGGGCCAGGTCAAGGCGGCAAGGCGTCCCCGTGAACCCCGGGAAAGTGGGTGGCGTTGGATCGTGCTCCTCGGGCCTCAGCCGCGCCCGGGAGCTGGGCTTCTTGTCCTCGAGTCCGTCGACCTTGCGGCAagcggggaggggagaggagggggcgcGCCCGGAGGCCCCGCGGGCCCGCCGCCGCTGCCTCCTAGTCCCTTTGTTTCTCGGCGCTTCTTCGCGGGCCGTAGCCTCGCGCGGGCGCCTCAGGCTTCggtgagggggaggggaggggagggcctgcGGGGGGGCTTCCTAGCTCCTGGGCCCGCGCCCCCCAGGGGATGGGGTAAGGGGCTCAGGCAGGCCCGCTACGCCAGGTCCAAGCGCCCCACCCCGCTAGGGCTCTGGGCCTCGGGGTGACCTTGAGGTTGCCCGCCCGCACCACTAGCCCGGCTCCGGGTGCTTTCAGCAGCCACCGAGCTGGTCAGCTCCCGAGCGCCCTGCCACGCCCTGCCACGCCCTGCATAACCACGCCCCACCCCGCCCATCTAGGCTCCGCCCCTAGGGCCCCGGGGCCGGCCTCGCCCGAGCCCTCGGATTTCCACTCGGCAGCTCGGGCGTGTCCCGGGGGCGGGGCTGGCCAGTTCTAGCCCCACCCTGGCTCCACCCCCGCCCCCGCGGCGCGACTCCGCTCCCCGCGCCGCCGCGCGTCCTTTGTCTGGTTCCGTCGCCCGGGCCTCCTTTTTCCGTTCCTGCTGTCTCTCCAGTCtctttgtgtgtgtctctgtacgctgtctctctctgggcctcttttTCTAGTCGTGGCCAGCTGTGTGGCTGGGGGGATGCCCAACACTCCCTCTGTGCCTGGGCCTCTCCCCTCCTGGACCCTGGGACCCGCTCACCTGGCTCTGAAAAATGAGGCCCCAGAGGCCATACTtcccttgctgtgtgacctcagaccagctccctcccctctctgggcctcgcgTTGCTCACCGAGGTCCAGGAACGTCAGCGTGGCCTCCTAAGAACCCTTAAAACCCCTGCGACAGTCCAGTACCCACTTTTCGGATCCGTTTCCTCATTTCAAAAAGGGAAATTGATGCACAAAGGGGCAAAAAGGGTGTGGTCAGAGGTCACACAGGAGCCTTGAAGCCCTCAAAGGCCTGGGCCCTCCAACGCAGGGCACTCAGGCAGAGCCCCACCATGGAGGCAGGTTGAGAGGAATGAGGAGGAAAACTGAGATAGGGCTCTGCAGGCAGGAAGAAGGGCCCCAAAGAGGGAGGATTAGTTAGCACTACGTGGTGGCCCAACCTTACCGTGCATAGCCACTCAATGCCCGGTTGTCGCCAGCATCCAGGCATCCGTCACTGTGACTGAGGCCAGGGGGCACAGCTGGGGGCCGAGATGTAGGAGGGTCTACACAGCAAGTGAGCACAGGTGTGTTCACTGCAAAATCCATGTCAGATGTGCAATGGTGGAAAATGAgttggagaaggagggagagacaggagggagagacagacaaggGCTCGGAGGGGAGAGGACAGAAGGACAGCGAGTAAAAGAAGAGTGAAGTGAACAAGGGAGAGACCCAGAGGAAGATCTGGCGAGGGTGGGATAGAAGGTTCCACTGCTCCCAGTCAGGCTCTGCCTCTCCATCCCCAATTTGCCCTCTTCCCCTCTGGTTTTAGGCTTCCATTCCTGTCCTACGACATCCCTGTAAGGTCCCTATGATCCCCGAGTCATCCCAGGCCATGTGTTTGCTGCGGgtttgggtggggctggtgtggccTCCACCAGTCCGATCCCCATTAGCAGCTCAGCCGGCTGAGCCGCGGAGGAAACGCGACACTGATCCCGCTAAGCTCCGGCACAGATGGGAGGGTGATGGGACGGTGGGGAGATCATAGGCTGGGCCTCCAGATCCCAGCCAGGGAGGAGTTCCCAATTGCCTTTATTTTAACACCTTCCCAGTTGAGGGCAGAATTTAGGGGGGATGGGGGCGGTGGGGGGAAGCCGGTAACCCTGCAGGCGCTGGGGTAGTAAGATCGGGAGTCAAACCCTGACTCCACTACCTGCCCCTGgtcaccttgggcaagtcacaggTGGGCAAGTCACCCTTGACCCTGTTTCCCTGAGAAATAGAGATGATTTCCAGCTTTCAGTGTTGTTGTGGGGAGTCAATGAAAACTTTGTGCGtgctcagtgcccagcacatagtgtGGGGTCCCAAAGCTGGAATCTCGTGTCCTGAAACCGTTGCTTGTGTACTGCTGATGGCTTTGGGGGCTCCCATAGCAGACATTATCAGCCAATCACAGAGCTctagctcagttagcccagaaggGAATTCAGGATGCATCTCCATATGTGGGGGACCTCTGTGCTCTGTCTTTACAGGCACAGAGAGTTAATATGAATGTCTTAGGATATATGGTGTGGAGGGTGGAGCCCGCAGCTGTTACATGGTGACACccagtaaatatttaaattggATGAGCAGACTCAGCCCACAGAATGGATTATAATGTAGTGATGCTCAAGGCTTGGAGTATGGTAGGTGCTCAGCTTCActttactgttattatttttgaCTGTTTCTGGCCTTTTCATTAGGAAGTGGACTCTGATGTTCAAACCCTGGATATGAATTCTTGGTCCACCATCTGCATGCTGTCCTTATGCAAATCCCTACCCCTTCACTGagactgtttcttcatctgttcatTGGAGAAAAGAGTCCCATACTGCTCAACGTTGAGAGAATTGCCTGGAAATTTTCACATAAAGAATTttgtctggcacatagcaggcccTTCACACACCATGTTATTAGTAAAGTATTAGTATTACCAACTGGATGCAGAGCTGGGGAGTGTGCATTGCTGTTTTACTGCCCATGTCTGAGGCAGTCATCACTAACCAATCCAGTGCATGTTCCTGCTCAGCCTGGATGTGGCTTCAGAATAACCCTCCTGGCAGCTCCCCAAATGGCCACTCAGCCAACTGGAGATGCAAAGGAATTGACCCTCTGTTCCATTCTTTTTAATAAGAATGAATAGAAAGGAAGCAGAGGCCCTAAGAGCTAAGGTCATCCCTAAGGGCACACAGCTGTAACGTGGCAGAGCTGCCCCCATTAATGGCCAATCATTAAAATCAGCTCTGACATCAACATATCCAGGTTTAAAATCAAGTTCTTCATTTAGATCACCCACCATCTCTGAGCTCACTTTTCTCATTTATGAAATGGTGCATGTGTTGCTGTCTTTAAAGATCGTTGGTAGAAATGAGTGAAATGACACCTTGAAGTGCTtcgcacaatgcctggcacatagatgtCAATGGAGTGGGACAGTTAGTAGTAACATGACTTGATGGCGAACATGACAAGCCTGCTTCCACTTTCCATGATTGTGCGCATGGCAGACGTGGCTAACTGATCCCAGAATGCTTTTCAGCTGCACCCACGCATGGCTTTAGATCcttccccagggccactctgccaGTAATTTGGAGTTGGCAGCAAACTGGAGCAGAGGCACAAAAAGGTTAAGTAGCATACCTGAGGACACACAGCTGGAAAATGTTAGAGCTGGCAGGCATCTTGGATGGCAGTGGAAGTTGGAAATACTGACTCTGGATCAGAAAAGCTCTTGTGCAAATCCCTGTTTCACAGGCTGCATTGTCTTTGGTAATTTTTCAAACGCCTCTGAACTTCACTTTCCTCGTCTGTTGccttagctcaggctgctataacaaaataccatcaaCGTGTGGCTTAAACAACGGGCACTTATTTCTCATCgttctgggggctgggaagtccaaaatcaaggtgcccACTGATTTGATTGCTGGTGAGAACCCATTTCCTGGTTTGCAGGCAGCCaggatttcttatctttttgctGCATGTTTAAATGGTGGAGAGAGAGATCATCTCTTTCTTGTCTTTGTGAGGACATGAATCctattcatgagggctctaccctcatgacctaattaggTCCCCATCTCCTAATACCGTCACACTTGGGGATCAGAGACTCAACATAGGAGTCTGGGGAGCATCTGTCAAGTAGGGAGAATAAAACCCTCCTCTTTTCAGGGTTatttggaagagaaaaagaaacattgcACTGTGCACAGTATTGCCCAAATTTGGGAACAAGTATGGTATTGTATTTAGGGTCAGGAATCACTGAGATGATGTGTACCTCCTGACTTCAATTCTGTGGCCACAACAGACATGGCTAATCAATCAGTGTTTTTTTTCTGCTGAAACTCAATATGGCTTCAAATCCTTAATTCATCCCTCTAGAAAGACCCTACCAACTGATTTGAGTTTTCAGGTGAGGGCAGTCTATTTGCCAACCATAAGGAAGACCTAAAGAAGTGCTGGCTACTTAACGTTCCCATGCCCATGACAACAATACCAATCAATCCCAGAGCTATTTCCTGCTCCTGAGCCTGAATGTAGCTTTAAAGTTCTCTACGTGGCCTTACATGTAAAATAACTATagaatatatttggaattttCTAAGAGAATAGATTTTTtaagttctcatcataagaaaaaaattataactatgtatggtgatccATGTTAACCAGATGACTTCTGcagatcattttgcaatgtaccAATatcgaatcattatgttgtacaccaaACTATTGTAATATTATATGACAATTGCAactcaattagaaaaaaatagatgtaagataaaacattcaataaaattcaac
Protein-coding sequences here:
- the ZNF653 gene encoding zinc finger protein 653, with translation MAERAPEPEAEAEAEAGAGGEAVAEEGAAGRKARGRPRLTESDRARRRLESRKKYDVRRVYLGEAHGPWVDLRRRSGWSDAKLAAYLISLERGQRSGRHGKPWEQVPRKPKRKKRRRRNVNCLKNVVIWYEDHKHRCPYEPHLAELDPTFGLYTTAVWQCEAGHRYFQDLHSPLKPLSDSDPDSDKVGNGLVAGSSDSSSSSSGSDSEEPPEAQPAQAAATAAVTPTSPVGSSGLITQEGVHIPFNVHHVDSLAEQGTPLCPNPAGSGPEALETVVCVPVPVQVGPGPGTLFENMPQEALGEVVASCPMPGMVPGSQVIIIAGPGYDALTAEGIHLNMAAGSGAPGRGLGDEVPCTMMEGVAAYTQTEPEGSQPGTIDPAAMAGIETKKEKEDLYMLKKEEKKEPMAPELAELAATVPESAEPELEADGEELDGSDMSAIIYEIPKEPEKRRRSKRTRVMDADGLLEMFHCPYEGCSQVYVALSSFQNHVNLVHRKGKTKVCPHPGCGKKFYLSNHLRRHMIIHSGVREFTCETCGKSFKRKNHLEVHRRTHTGETPLQCEICGYQCRQRASLNWHMKKHTAEVQYNFTCERCGKRFEKLDSVKFHTLKSHPDHKAT